The Campylobacter concisus genome has a window encoding:
- a CDS encoding formate hydrogenlyase complex iron-sulfur subunit has product MMKLFDITEKYGKATYAYPFEPYIVPENFRGQPDYTYDLCIGCAACGIACPSNAIELKMNDEQTRLVWQFDCGRCIFCGRCDEVCPTGAVRLSDSFELAVKFDKSALIQRGELEMQTCKCCGKPFTPKRLINFTLEKLGTANLLPGRLEEAKEYLFICPECKKNQSAERLTKGVEEAIK; this is encoded by the coding sequence ATGATGAAGTTATTTGACATCACAGAAAAATATGGAAAGGCGACATACGCCTATCCATTTGAGCCATATATTGTGCCTGAGAATTTCCGCGGTCAGCCAGACTATACATACGATCTTTGTATAGGTTGTGCAGCTTGCGGTATCGCTTGCCCTAGTAACGCAATAGAGCTTAAGATGAACGATGAGCAAACAAGGCTTGTTTGGCAGTTTGACTGTGGTCGCTGCATATTCTGCGGTCGCTGCGATGAGGTTTGCCCAACTGGAGCTGTTCGCCTAAGTGATAGCTTTGAGCTTGCGGTTAAATTTGACAAGAGCGCTCTTATCCAAAGAGGCGAGCTTGAGATGCAAACTTGCAAATGCTGCGGCAAACCATTTACGCCAAAAAGGCTTATAAATTTCACCCTTGAAAAGCTTGGCACAGCAAATTTACTCCCAGGCAGACTTGAAGAGGCAAAAGAGTATCTTTTTATCTGCCCAGAGTGCAAGAAAAATCAATCTGCTGAGAGGCTAACAAAAGGCGTTGAGGAGGCTATAAAATGA
- a CDS encoding formate hydrogenlyase maturation HycH family protein, with the protein MIQVYKLTKRHMDDNEKLPRELKEIKIFSTCVGHGVGTIDFSEKILELSDEEFDEMIKNSGEYVKFKIGNLSKYFEVEIFAEHISRLLPQLCECKLKEILANLKEGYIVLKKDF; encoded by the coding sequence ATGATACAAGTTTATAAGCTTACAAAAAGGCATATGGACGACAACGAGAAGCTTCCACGCGAGCTAAAGGAGATAAAAATTTTCTCCACTTGCGTGGGACACGGCGTTGGTACGATTGATTTTAGCGAGAAGATCTTAGAGCTAAGTGATGAGGAATTTGACGAGATGATCAAAAACTCAGGCGAATATGTGAAATTTAAGATCGGAAATTTAAGCAAGTATTTTGAAGTTGAAATTTTTGCTGAGCATATCTCTAGACTCTTGCCGCAGCTTTGTGAGTGTAAGCTTAAAGAAATTTTGGCAAATTTAAAAGAGGGATATATCGTGCTTAAGAAGGACTTTTGA
- a CDS encoding Crp/Fnr family transcriptional regulator gives MKKSRLGLLQTHILDILTQDELEKFEFKELPKTSTIYTEDIEIIILKSGSAKLSFFEDGEEFILYHLEKNNIAILDDNCAFEVLEDAQIYVIRLDKIGEILHNQKAASEILTTTLNTIIVQRQITKSILFEDAKGRIANFLIELANEQDLKQNGYRYVFLPFSLKVLSSFVGLKRQSASTAFNELIKDDIIRKITPHEFLIIDHEKLESYTN, from the coding sequence ATGAAAAAATCACGCTTAGGGCTTTTACAAACGCATATTTTAGATATCTTAACACAAGATGAGCTGGAGAAATTTGAGTTTAAAGAGCTGCCAAAAACAAGCACGATCTACACCGAAGATATCGAGATCATCATTTTAAAAAGCGGCTCAGCAAAGCTCTCATTTTTTGAAGATGGCGAGGAATTTATCCTTTATCATTTAGAAAAAAATAACATCGCCATACTCGATGATAACTGCGCCTTTGAAGTGCTTGAAGATGCCCAAATTTACGTCATTAGACTGGATAAAATAGGTGAAATTTTGCACAATCAAAAAGCTGCAAGTGAGATCCTAACAACCACGCTAAACACCATCATCGTGCAGCGCCAGATCACAAAGTCTATACTCTTTGAGGACGCAAAGGGCAGGATCGCAAATTTCTTGATCGAGCTTGCAAACGAGCAAGATCTAAAACAAAATGGCTATCGATACGTGTTTTTGCCGTTTTCTCTAAAAGTGCTCTCAAGCTTTGTTGGTCTCAAGCGCCAAAGCGCCTCAACAGCCTTTAATGAGCTTATCAAAGACGACATCATCAGAAAGATCACACCGCACGAATTTCTCATCATCGACCACGAAAAACTTGAAAGTTACACGAATTAA
- a CDS encoding hydrogenase 3 maturation endopeptidase HyCI produces MKKAILCIGNPMRGDDDVGNEVGRIVETELKEWKVFFGQDVPENEFSAIREFAPDILIVVDAMSGFDEDKIEFFDLSDDRDYIYSTHNLPTPVLLSYLRKICPKTLFLGISVLLENVLDFEEGLSEQAKKSARKAFLRIVEIDKNLVG; encoded by the coding sequence ATGAAAAAGGCCATCCTTTGCATCGGTAATCCTATGCGTGGTGATGATGATGTTGGCAATGAAGTCGGCCGCATCGTAGAAACTGAGCTAAAAGAGTGGAAGGTCTTTTTTGGGCAAGATGTGCCTGAGAATGAATTTTCAGCTATTAGAGAATTTGCGCCTGACATTTTGATAGTAGTCGATGCGATGAGCGGCTTTGATGAGGATAAGATAGAGTTTTTTGATCTAAGTGACGATAGAGACTACATCTACTCAACCCACAACCTACCAACGCCGGTACTTTTAAGCTATTTGCGTAAAATTTGTCCAAAGACGCTTTTTCTTGGCATTAGTGTCTTGCTTGAAAATGTCCTTGATTTTGAGGAGGGGCTAAGCGAGCAGGCTAAAAAAAGTGCCAGAAAAGCTTTTTTAAGAATTGTAGAGATTGATAAAAATTTAGTTGGTTAA
- a CDS encoding NADH-quinone oxidoreductase subunit C, protein MRGDKFVEILKTKVKILEVTRQADDQITVLVDRNDLPLAVKTLYYDIGGFISTMIPNDERQINGCYALYYAISMEGSKMTEADDFAAEDKCFITVKTLIPGSDPTFPSVTPLVPACVWYEREAYDMFGLVAEGLPDKRRLVLSDDWPDGLHPLRKDAMDYRYRPDPVDHRDEPDAEFLFPTGDAVVDVPLGPLHVTSDEPGHFRLFCDGDEIIDADYRLFYQHRGMEKLAENRMNYDQMGYLAERVCGICGYAHAIACIEAAEKAIKLEIPLRAQAIRVICLEIERLHSHLLNIGLACEVTGNYNAFMHIFRVREYSMELAQLVTGGRKTYGNVVMGGLRRDMTNHEIKKGLEIINKLDIQISEIWDAVLEDKRQIGRWKGVGILDRQIARDFSPVGPNMRGSGFKRDNRYDHPYDFFKQIEFEVAVEHGCDVFAREMVRYKELKSSIHIIRQCFEMMPQTPIMIDPVTMIKPENFALGHDEAPRGENVHWIMQGSAQKVYRWRCRAATYNNWPSLRYQFRGNNISDAALIVCSLDPCYSCTERVTLVDVRTKKSKILTEKDLKKFCQDGGVSKKDLR, encoded by the coding sequence ATGAGAGGCGATAAATTTGTTGAAATCCTAAAAACTAAAGTAAAAATTTTAGAAGTAACTCGTCAAGCAGACGATCAGATCACAGTTTTGGTGGATAGAAATGATCTTCCACTAGCTGTTAAAACACTTTATTATGATATCGGTGGCTTTATAAGCACCATGATACCAAACGACGAGCGCCAGATAAATGGCTGCTATGCGCTTTACTATGCTATCTCAATGGAAGGTAGCAAGATGACTGAGGCGGATGATTTTGCAGCTGAGGATAAGTGCTTTATCACAGTTAAAACCCTTATCCCAGGAAGCGATCCAACATTTCCATCAGTTACTCCGCTTGTGCCAGCTTGTGTTTGGTATGAAAGAGAAGCTTATGATATGTTTGGTCTAGTAGCTGAGGGTCTGCCTGATAAAAGACGTCTAGTTTTAAGTGATGACTGGCCAGACGGACTTCACCCACTTAGAAAAGATGCTATGGACTACCGCTACCGCCCTGATCCAGTAGATCACAGAGATGAGCCTGATGCGGAGTTTTTGTTCCCAACAGGTGATGCAGTAGTTGATGTGCCACTTGGACCACTACACGTTACATCTGATGAGCCAGGTCACTTTAGACTTTTCTGTGATGGCGACGAGATCATCGATGCTGATTATCGCTTGTTCTATCAACACCGCGGTATGGAGAAGCTAGCTGAAAACAGAATGAACTATGATCAAATGGGCTATCTTGCAGAGCGCGTTTGCGGAATTTGTGGTTATGCTCACGCTATAGCTTGTATCGAAGCAGCAGAAAAAGCTATCAAGCTTGAAATCCCACTAAGAGCTCAAGCTATACGCGTCATCTGTCTTGAGATTGAGCGTCTTCACAGCCACCTTTTAAATATCGGTCTAGCTTGTGAGGTCACTGGTAACTACAACGCTTTTATGCACATCTTTAGGGTTCGTGAGTACTCTATGGAGCTAGCTCAGCTTGTAACTGGCGGACGTAAAACATACGGCAACGTCGTTATGGGCGGCTTAAGACGCGATATGACAAACCATGAGATCAAAAAAGGCTTAGAGATCATCAACAAACTTGATATTCAAATTTCAGAAATTTGGGATGCAGTTTTGGAAGATAAACGCCAAATCGGACGCTGGAAAGGTGTAGGTATCTTAGACCGCCAAATCGCACGTGACTTTAGCCCAGTTGGTCCAAACATGAGAGGCTCTGGCTTTAAACGCGATAACCGCTACGATCACCCATACGACTTCTTCAAACAGATAGAATTTGAAGTAGCAGTTGAGCATGGTTGCGACGTTTTTGCTCGTGAGATGGTTAGATATAAAGAGCTAAAAAGCTCTATCCACATCATCCGCCAATGCTTTGAGATGATGCCTCAAACTCCGATCATGATCGATCCTGTGACTATGATCAAGCCTGAGAATTTCGCACTTGGTCATGATGAAGCACCACGTGGTGAGAACGTTCACTGGATCATGCAAGGTAGCGCTCAAAAAGTATATCGCTGGAGATGTAGGGCTGCGACATATAACAACTGGCCAAGCCTAAGGTATCAATTTAGAGGAAACAATATAAGTGACGCTGCACTTATCGTTTGCTCACTTGACCCTTGCTACTCATGTACCGAGCGTGTTACTTTGGTTGATGTAAGGACTAAAAAAAGTAAAATTTTAACAGAAAAAGACCTTAAAAAATTCTGTCAAGATGGCGGGGTTAGTAAGAAGGATTTAAGATGA
- a CDS encoding formate/nitrite transporter family protein, producing MLNPAETAQAVSSSMEHKAHTPLVSIIFLAIMAGAAIAMGDIFWAHSTVGMAEKQSIGLSNFIGGITFSCGLMMVVFYGGHLFTSSILSGVSAYDGKLPLGKTIGYWVIVWIFNFVGGALIAYMYYYSGLPLKYDGYILQHFVPAAIGKITAPFHELFLRGIFCNVFVCMSIWTATSESNLSGKFFAIMWMIGAFVACSMEHCVANMFIITEAIISKAHYIAASGGDINAAAALLHTTADKLDVINWTNFLSKNLLPVTLGNICGGLFFVGLVGFMANKFDMKKKA from the coding sequence ATGTTAAATCCGGCAGAAACCGCTCAAGCGGTGTCAAGTTCTATGGAGCATAAAGCTCATACGCCACTTGTAAGCATTATATTTCTTGCTATCATGGCTGGAGCTGCTATTGCAATGGGTGATATTTTTTGGGCTCACTCAACAGTTGGTATGGCTGAAAAACAGTCTATCGGTCTTTCAAACTTCATCGGTGGTATCACATTTAGCTGCGGCCTCATGATGGTTGTATTTTATGGTGGTCACCTATTTACTAGCTCTATTTTAAGCGGTGTTAGTGCATATGATGGCAAATTACCACTTGGCAAAACCATAGGCTACTGGGTAATTGTTTGGATATTTAACTTCGTTGGTGGCGCATTGATCGCTTATATGTACTACTACTCAGGTTTGCCACTAAAATACGACGGCTACATCTTGCAACACTTTGTACCAGCAGCTATTGGCAAGATCACAGCACCATTTCATGAGCTATTTCTTCGCGGTATCTTTTGTAACGTCTTTGTTTGTATGTCTATCTGGACTGCGACAAGCGAGAGCAACCTATCTGGTAAATTCTTTGCCATTATGTGGATGATCGGCGCATTCGTTGCTTGCTCAATGGAGCACTGCGTTGCAAATATGTTCATCATCACTGAAGCTATCATCTCTAAAGCTCACTATATAGCAGCAAGTGGTGGCGATATCAACGCTGCAGCAGCTTTACTTCACACTACAGCTGATAAACTAGATGTCATCAACTGGACAAATTTCTTAAGCAAAAACTTGCTTCCAGTTACACTTGGTAACATCTGCGGTGGTCTTTTCTTTGTTGGTCTTGTTGGCTTCATGGCTAATAAATTTGATATGAAGAAAAAAGCTTAA
- a CDS encoding NADH-quinone oxidoreductase subunit B family protein, whose amino-acid sequence MSLYQVPEDIKTANDLTAKLEHLKNIKRSFSVYRIDCGSCNGCEIEIFAAITPMWDPERFGFKLVANPRHADILLCSGPVTRQMYYPLLRAYEAAPDPKIVVAFGACGSTGGIFHDAYSVWGGIDKIIPVDVYIPGCPPHPASVIYGLGMALGIIDQKLHKKSYENDSTTPPPVKKSVMGDILFERDLHAESKRLMSYIFGRTLFEKYMDAIKASSDIHNPELAREAVIAAIKKEDDPRYAECMALLHNDVYLKYAKAGKNFAIDVDSEVWSKR is encoded by the coding sequence ATGAGTCTATATCAAGTCCCAGAGGACATAAAAACAGCAAATGACCTAACTGCAAAGCTAGAGCATTTAAAAAATATCAAAAGAAGCTTTAGCGTTTATAGGATCGACTGCGGAAGCTGCAACGGTTGTGAGATCGAAATTTTCGCGGCTATCACACCGATGTGGGACCCAGAGCGCTTTGGCTTTAAGCTTGTAGCAAACCCAAGACACGCTGATATCTTGCTTTGCTCAGGACCAGTCACAAGACAGATGTATTACCCACTTCTTCGTGCTTATGAAGCAGCTCCAGATCCTAAGATCGTAGTTGCTTTTGGTGCTTGCGGAAGTACTGGTGGAATTTTCCACGACGCTTACAGCGTTTGGGGCGGTATAGATAAGATCATACCAGTTGATGTCTATATCCCAGGCTGCCCTCCACACCCAGCGAGTGTTATTTATGGTCTAGGTATGGCTCTTGGCATCATTGATCAAAAGCTACACAAAAAAAGCTATGAAAACGACAGCACTACGCCTCCTCCAGTTAAAAAGTCAGTAATGGGCGATATCTTGTTTGAACGTGACTTGCATGCTGAAAGTAAAAGGCTGATGAGTTATATCTTTGGTAGAACACTATTTGAAAAATATATGGACGCTATCAAAGCCTCAAGCGATATCCACAACCCAGAGCTTGCACGTGAAGCGGTTATAGCAGCTATCAAAAAAGAAGATGATCCTAGATATGCTGAGTGTATGGCACTTTTACACAACGATGTCTATCTAAAATATGCAAAAGCTGGTAAAAATTTTGCGATTGATGTTGATAGTGAGGTTTGGAGTAAAAGATGA
- a CDS encoding acyl-CoA thioesterase yields the protein MDILKDFGEPRIKQVMLPKDTNSAGNIFGGWIMSQIDLAGAQAAREISPERVVTISMKEIIFKQPVFVGDVLSCYAKIIAVGKTSITTQIEVTALRLNDGGFRETIHVTSATATYVSVTKDGHKKPIDEKIKELHGF from the coding sequence ATGGACATTTTAAAGGACTTTGGCGAGCCACGCATCAAGCAAGTGATGCTGCCAAAAGATACAAACTCAGCTGGAAATATCTTTGGCGGCTGGATAATGAGTCAGATCGACCTTGCAGGTGCTCAGGCAGCTAGAGAAATTTCGCCTGAGCGAGTTGTGACAATTTCGATGAAAGAGATCATATTTAAGCAACCTGTCTTTGTTGGCGACGTGCTAAGCTGCTATGCAAAGATCATCGCAGTTGGCAAAACATCGATAACAACGCAGATAGAAGTGACTGCACTTAGGCTAAATGACGGTGGTTTTAGAGAGACTATACACGTCACAAGCGCGACTGCGACCTATGTCAGTGTGACAAAAGACGGACACAAAAAACCGATAGATGAGAAGATAAAAGAGCTGCACGGCTTTTAA